Proteins encoded by one window of Streptomyces sp. NBC_01477:
- the prfB gene encoding peptide chain release factor 2 has translation MAIVDVSEELKSLSSTMGSIEAVLDLDRMRNDIAALEEQAAVPSLWDDPESAQKITSRLSHLQAELRKVEALRGRIDDLAVLFELAEAEDDADTRTEAEAELEAVRKSLDEMEVRTLLSGEYDAREALVNIRAEAGGIDAADFAEQLQRMYLRWAERHGYSTEVYETSYAEEAGIKSTTFVVKAPYAYGTLSVEQGTHRLVRISPFDNQGRRQTSFAGVEVLPVVEQSDHVEIDESELRVDVYRASGPGGQGVNTTDSAVRITHIPTGIVVSCQNERSQIQNKASAMNVLQAKLLERRRQEEQALMDSLGKSDGGNSWGNQMRSYVLHPYQMVKDLRTDHEVGNPQGVLDGDIDGFIEAGIRWRKSREKTAA, from the coding sequence GTGGCAATCGTCGATGTATCCGAAGAACTGAAATCCCTGTCCTCGACCATGGGGTCGATCGAGGCCGTCCTCGACCTCGACCGGATGCGGAACGACATCGCCGCGCTTGAGGAGCAGGCCGCCGTGCCGTCCCTGTGGGACGACCCGGAAAGCGCGCAGAAGATCACCAGCCGGCTCTCCCACCTCCAGGCCGAGCTGCGCAAGGTCGAGGCGCTGCGCGGCCGTATCGACGACCTCGCCGTCCTGTTCGAGCTGGCCGAGGCGGAGGACGACGCCGACACCCGCACCGAGGCCGAGGCGGAGCTGGAGGCGGTCCGCAAGTCGCTGGACGAGATGGAGGTCAGGACCCTGCTGTCGGGCGAGTACGACGCCCGCGAGGCCCTGGTCAACATCCGCGCCGAGGCCGGCGGCATCGACGCGGCGGACTTCGCCGAGCAGCTCCAGCGGATGTATCTGCGCTGGGCCGAGCGCCACGGCTATTCCACCGAGGTCTACGAGACCTCCTACGCGGAGGAGGCCGGCATCAAGTCGACCACCTTCGTCGTCAAGGCCCCCTACGCCTACGGCACCCTGTCCGTCGAGCAGGGCACCCACCGGCTGGTGCGGATCTCCCCCTTCGACAACCAGGGCCGCCGCCAGACGTCCTTCGCCGGCGTCGAGGTGCTGCCGGTCGTCGAGCAGAGCGACCACGTCGAGATCGACGAGTCGGAACTGCGTGTCGACGTCTACCGCGCATCGGGCCCCGGCGGCCAGGGCGTCAACACCACCGACTCCGCGGTCCGCATCACCCACATCCCCACCGGCATCGTGGTCTCCTGCCAGAACGAGCGCTCCCAGATCCAGAACAAGGCCAGCGCCATGAACGTCCTCCAGGCCAAGCTGCTCGAACGCCGCCGCCAGGAGGAGCAGGCCCTGATGGACTCCCTCGGCAAGAGCGACGGCGGCAACTCCTGGGGCAACCAGATGCGTTCGTACGTGCTGCACCCGTACCAGATGGTCAAGGACCTGCGCACCGACCACGAGGTCGGCAATCCGCAGGGCGTCCTCGACGGTGACATCGACGGCTTCATCGAGGCGGGCATCCGC
- a CDS encoding serine/threonine-protein kinase gives MRPVGSKYLLEEPLGRGATGTVWRARVRDEAGTAVAVKVLKEELAGDPDVVMRFLRERSVLLRLRHPHIVRVRDLVVEGDLLALVMDLIDGPDLHRYLRENGPFTPVAAALLTAAVADALAASHADGVVHRDLKPANVLLATLTGEDGAERMHPMLTDFGIARLADSPGVTRTHEFVGTPAYVAPESAQGRPQTSAVDVYGAGILLYELLTGRTPFHGENAIEVLQAHLTQQPRRPTTVPEPLWTVIERCLRKEPAQRPSADSLARALRVVAAGVGVHASPAAAEAALGVGALLAPDETPTLVPGTGLGGVHGAGPGNGDADPTQVLPSGQGGQGGGYDPNAATSVLPSEAGRPAADGTRVLPPVPDGAPQAQGPHPWESQLSAARQRNDQTEARYLPPEMDPLFRRPRRQPGQPEQGRAGSGNQGQNQGQARQGYGYPQQHQPPPYQQQGGGQGYGYPQQQPAPPQQPRQQQSRPPQAYEPRQQPQPQRYEPQQRPSAPAPPRQHEPHEPRRRSANPVKIPGLGCLKGCLTVILVIIVLFVVIWYTTPLPDWVDSTRNLWDATSSWAHSAWDKISSITGDSGGGQGNSTPDLHTPDLNGLTGNGFSGFDGNG, from the coding sequence CCGGCACCGCGGTCGCCGTCAAGGTGCTCAAGGAAGAGCTGGCCGGCGATCCCGACGTGGTGATGCGCTTCCTGCGCGAGCGCTCGGTCCTGCTGCGGCTGCGGCACCCGCACATCGTGCGGGTCCGCGACCTGGTCGTCGAGGGCGATCTGCTCGCTCTGGTGATGGACCTGATCGACGGCCCCGACCTGCACCGCTACCTGCGCGAGAACGGCCCCTTCACCCCGGTCGCCGCCGCCCTGCTGACCGCGGCCGTCGCCGACGCGCTCGCCGCCAGCCACGCCGACGGCGTCGTGCACCGCGACCTCAAGCCCGCCAATGTGCTGCTCGCCACCCTCACGGGTGAGGACGGCGCCGAGCGGATGCACCCGATGCTCACCGACTTCGGCATCGCGCGGCTCGCGGACTCGCCGGGCGTCACCCGTACCCATGAGTTCGTCGGCACCCCCGCCTATGTGGCGCCGGAGTCCGCGCAGGGCCGCCCGCAGACCTCCGCGGTCGACGTCTACGGCGCCGGAATCCTGCTGTACGAGCTGCTCACCGGCCGTACGCCCTTCCACGGCGAGAATGCCATCGAGGTGCTCCAGGCCCACCTCACCCAGCAGCCGCGCCGCCCCACCACCGTGCCCGAACCGCTGTGGACGGTCATCGAGCGCTGCCTGCGCAAGGAGCCGGCGCAGCGGCCGAGCGCTGACAGCCTGGCCCGCGCGCTGCGGGTGGTCGCGGCGGGCGTCGGCGTGCACGCCAGCCCCGCGGCGGCCGAGGCCGCGCTCGGCGTGGGCGCGCTGCTCGCCCCCGACGAGACCCCGACACTGGTGCCGGGCACCGGCCTGGGCGGCGTACATGGCGCAGGCCCCGGCAATGGCGACGCCGACCCCACGCAGGTGCTGCCCTCGGGCCAGGGCGGCCAGGGCGGCGGGTACGACCCGAACGCCGCCACCAGTGTGCTGCCCTCGGAGGCCGGCCGGCCCGCCGCGGACGGCACCCGTGTCCTGCCGCCGGTGCCCGACGGCGCCCCGCAGGCGCAGGGGCCGCACCCCTGGGAGTCGCAGCTCAGCGCGGCCCGGCAGCGCAACGACCAGACCGAGGCGCGCTATCTGCCGCCCGAGATGGACCCGCTCTTCCGCCGCCCGCGCCGCCAGCCGGGCCAGCCGGAGCAGGGCAGGGCCGGCAGCGGGAACCAGGGCCAGAACCAGGGCCAGGCACGCCAGGGGTACGGCTACCCCCAGCAACACCAGCCGCCGCCGTATCAGCAGCAGGGCGGCGGCCAGGGCTACGGCTACCCGCAGCAGCAGCCGGCCCCGCCGCAGCAGCCGCGCCAGCAGCAGTCCAGGCCGCCGCAGGCGTACGAGCCCCGCCAGCAGCCCCAGCCGCAGCGCTACGAGCCGCAGCAGCGCCCGTCGGCCCCGGCGCCGCCCCGGCAGCACGAGCCGCACGAGCCGCGGCGGCGCAGCGCCAACCCGGTCAAGATCCCCGGGCTCGGCTGCCTCAAGGGCTGCCTGACGGTGATCCTGGTGATCATCGTGCTCTTCGTCGTCATCTGGTACACCACACCGCTGCCGGACTGGGTCGACAGCACCCGCAACCTGTGGGACGCGACATCGAGCTGGGCGCACTCGGCGTGGGACAAGATCTCCTCGATCACCGGCGACTCGGGCGGCGGCCAGGGCAACAGCACGCCGGACCTGCACACCCCCGACCTGAACGGGCTGACCGGCAACGGCTTCAGCGGCTTCGACGGCAACGGCTGA